One Thermus sp. CCB_US3_UF1 DNA window includes the following coding sequences:
- a CDS encoding type-5 uracil-DNA glycosylase — protein MEGFTEFRSQLTACRLCPRLVAWREGVAGKKRAHRGEVYWARPVPGFGDPKARLLLVGLAPGAHGSNRTGRPFTGDASGAFLYPLLWEAGLASQRESLPGDGLRLLGVYLTAAVRCAPPENRPTREEILACSAWTRVELALLPELRVYLALGRVAHEALLEQFGLRRSTHPFFHGAHYPLPGGRHLLSSYHVSRQNTQTGRLTRDMFLEILLRAKALAGL, from the coding sequence ATGGAAGGGTTCACCGAGTTCCGCAGCCAACTCACGGCCTGCCGCCTTTGCCCCCGCCTGGTGGCCTGGCGGGAGGGGGTGGCGGGAAAGAAGCGGGCCCACCGGGGGGAGGTGTACTGGGCCAGGCCCGTTCCCGGCTTTGGCGACCCCAAGGCCAGGCTTCTCCTCGTCGGCTTAGCCCCCGGGGCCCACGGGTCCAACCGCACGGGCCGGCCCTTCACCGGGGATGCCTCGGGGGCTTTCCTCTACCCCCTTCTCTGGGAGGCCGGCCTGGCCAGCCAAAGGGAAAGCCTCCCTGGGGACGGCCTCCGGCTCCTGGGCGTCTACCTGACCGCCGCGGTCCGCTGCGCCCCTCCGGAAAACCGCCCCACCCGGGAGGAGATCCTGGCCTGCAGCGCCTGGACCCGGGTGGAGCTTGCCCTCCTTCCCGAACTCCGGGTCTACCTGGCCCTGGGCCGGGTGGCCCACGAGGCCCTCCTGGAGCAGTTTGGCCTCAGGCGGAGCACCCACCCCTTCTTCCACGGGGCCCACTACCCCTTGCCCGGGGGTAGGCACCTTCTCAGCAGCTACCACGTCTCCCGGCAGAACACCCAGACGGGGAGGCTCACCCGGGATATGTTCTTGGAGATCCTCCTCAGGGCAAAGGCCCTCGCCGGGCTTTGA
- a CDS encoding response regulator transcription factor: MLKVWLHFPLAVHKEALAEALRARGLEVVDLPFAAQVGVVEADHEIPAPPPMPAVILLRDPSQAPQALKRGYRGYLYPEQGLAMLVRALQAVARGEVWAERKVVASLVGEPLPTLTPREKEVAALAAIGLSNEEIAQELGISVKTVKAHLTAVFQKLGVRKRTQLAHIRFLV; this comes from the coding sequence ATGCTGAAGGTCTGGCTTCACTTTCCTTTGGCAGTGCACAAAGAGGCCCTGGCCGAGGCCCTTAGGGCGCGGGGCCTCGAGGTGGTGGACCTTCCCTTCGCCGCCCAGGTGGGGGTGGTGGAGGCCGACCACGAGATCCCCGCCCCTCCCCCCATGCCCGCGGTGATCCTCCTGCGGGACCCCAGCCAGGCCCCCCAGGCCCTCAAGCGGGGCTACCGGGGGTACTTGTACCCGGAGCAGGGCCTGGCGATGCTGGTCCGGGCCCTCCAGGCCGTGGCCCGGGGCGAGGTCTGGGCCGAGCGGAAAGTGGTGGCCTCCCTGGTGGGCGAGCCCCTCCCCACCCTCACCCCCCGGGAGAAAGAGGTGGCCGCATTGGCGGCCATCGGCCTTTCCAACGAGGAGATCGCCCAGGAGCTGGGGATCTCGGTGAAGACGGTGAAGGCCCACCTGACGGCGGTCTTCCAGAAGCTAGGGGTGAGGAAGCGGACCCAGCTGGCCCACATCCGCTTTCTGGTCTAG
- a CDS encoding acyl-CoA carboxylase subunit beta gives MADNARLILDELLAELEERRKKVLLGGGEERIRKQHQQGKLTARERIDYLLDPGSFVELMPFAEHLETGLMEGLEAPADGVVTGYGTIGGRLVFVFSQDFTVLGGSLGKMHGRKIASLMDLAAKVGAPIIGLNDSAGARIQEGVDSLSGYGEVFYRNAIYSGVVPQISAILGPCAGGAVYSPAMTDFVLMSRGGSYMFITGPEVIKSVTREEVSFEELGGAQVHMERSGVAHLEGKDDREVLDLIKRLLSYLPQNSREKPPVVEPKDDPHRLTPELLDLVHPDARRPYNMHQVIRTLLDEGEFLEIQPGFARNIIVGLGRLGGYPVGVIANNPRFMAGALDINASDKAARFIRTMDAFNIPLLTLVDVTGFLPGVAQEHGGIIRHGAKMLFAYAEATVPKITLIARKAYGGAYLAMNSKDMGADVVLAWPTAAVAVMGAEGAANIIYRREIQSSPNPEETRRRKIEEYKRAFDNPWVAAGRGYIDDVIDPAQTRRLLYLHLRMLWDKKEERPFKKHDNIPL, from the coding sequence ATGGCCGACAACGCCAGACTCATCCTGGACGAGCTTCTTGCCGAGCTGGAGGAGAGGCGGAAAAAGGTCCTCTTGGGCGGGGGCGAGGAGCGCATCCGAAAGCAGCACCAGCAGGGCAAGCTCACCGCCCGAGAAAGGATAGACTACCTCCTGGACCCGGGAAGTTTCGTGGAGCTCATGCCCTTCGCCGAGCACCTGGAAACCGGGCTCATGGAGGGCCTCGAGGCCCCCGCGGACGGCGTGGTCACCGGCTACGGCACCATCGGGGGGCGGCTGGTCTTCGTCTTCAGCCAGGACTTCACCGTCCTAGGCGGCTCCTTGGGCAAGATGCACGGGCGGAAGATCGCCAGCCTGATGGACCTGGCCGCCAAGGTGGGGGCCCCCATCATCGGCCTAAACGACTCCGCCGGGGCCCGCATCCAAGAAGGGGTGGACAGCCTCTCCGGTTACGGGGAGGTCTTCTACCGCAACGCCATCTACTCCGGGGTGGTGCCGCAGATCTCCGCCATCCTGGGCCCCTGCGCCGGGGGGGCGGTCTACAGCCCCGCCATGACCGACTTCGTCCTCATGAGCCGGGGCGGGAGCTACATGTTCATCACCGGACCCGAGGTCATCAAGAGCGTAACCCGGGAGGAGGTGAGCTTTGAGGAGCTGGGCGGGGCCCAGGTGCACATGGAAAGGAGTGGGGTAGCCCACCTGGAAGGCAAGGACGACCGGGAGGTCCTGGACCTCATCAAAAGGCTCCTCTCCTACCTGCCCCAAAACAGCCGGGAAAAACCCCCGGTGGTGGAGCCCAAGGATGACCCCCACCGCCTGACCCCTGAGCTTCTAGACCTGGTCCACCCCGATGCCCGGCGGCCTTACAACATGCACCAGGTGATCCGGACCCTCCTGGACGAGGGGGAGTTCTTGGAGATCCAGCCGGGCTTCGCCCGCAACATCATCGTGGGCCTGGGGCGGCTTGGAGGGTATCCCGTGGGGGTCATCGCCAACAACCCCCGGTTCATGGCCGGGGCCCTGGACATCAACGCCTCGGACAAGGCGGCCCGCTTCATCCGCACCATGGACGCCTTCAACATCCCCCTCCTCACCCTGGTGGACGTGACGGGCTTCCTCCCCGGGGTAGCCCAGGAGCACGGGGGGATCATCCGCCACGGGGCCAAGATGCTCTTCGCCTACGCCGAGGCCACGGTCCCCAAGATCACCCTCATCGCCCGCAAGGCCTACGGCGGGGCCTACCTGGCCATGAACTCCAAGGACATGGGGGCGGACGTGGTCCTGGCCTGGCCCACGGCGGCGGTGGCAGTCATGGGGGCCGAGGGGGCGGCCAACATCATCTACCGCCGGGAAATCCAGTCCTCGCCCAACCCCGAGGAAACCCGCCGCCGCAAGATCGAGGAGTACAAGCGGGCCTTTGACAACCCCTGGGTGGCCGCGGGCCGGGGGTACATCGACGACGTGATTGACCCTGCCCAGACCCGGCGCCTCCTCTACCTGCACCTGCGGATGCTCTGGGACAAGAAGGAGGAGCGGCCCTTCAAAAAGCACGACAACATCCCCCTCTGA
- a CDS encoding electron transfer flavoprotein subunit alpha/FixB family protein produces MVLVVLDHDGSKLRKASLEALTRARQLAEALGEKVAGVLLAEGPAPVEEARGYVEVLYVAELGPYTAEKWAAALLEAAKGGAKAIVAPSSRQSRTYLGRVAYALKAGLLEDTLESAAEGGMVHATRYAYLNRVTQRQRAPLPVVLTVKANTTPLAEPLGTQGEVVPLAVPPVPTVEILERVQEERKGVSLAEANVVVTGGRGMGSPEAFKGVEELAALLGGAVGATRAVVDAGWRPYAEQVGQTGKTVQPSLYIALGVSGAVQHLAGMNKSKFIVAVNKDPEAPIFKHADYGIVGDVHQVLPALIQAVKRLKD; encoded by the coding sequence ATGGTACTGGTGGTACTGGACCACGACGGCAGCAAGCTGCGGAAGGCCAGCCTCGAGGCCCTCACCCGGGCCCGCCAGCTGGCCGAGGCCCTGGGAGAAAAGGTGGCAGGGGTGCTCCTTGCCGAAGGCCCTGCCCCTGTGGAGGAGGCCCGAGGCTACGTGGAGGTCCTCTATGTGGCCGAGCTCGGCCCCTACACGGCGGAGAAGTGGGCGGCGGCCCTCCTGGAGGCGGCCAAGGGCGGGGCCAAGGCCATCGTGGCCCCTTCTTCCCGGCAGAGCCGGACCTACCTGGGCCGGGTGGCCTACGCCCTCAAGGCCGGCCTCCTGGAGGACACCCTGGAAAGCGCTGCCGAAGGGGGCATGGTCCACGCCACCCGCTACGCCTACCTGAACCGGGTCACCCAGAGGCAGCGGGCCCCCCTGCCCGTGGTGCTCACGGTGAAGGCCAACACCACCCCCCTGGCCGAGCCCTTGGGGACCCAGGGGGAGGTGGTACCCCTGGCGGTGCCCCCGGTGCCCACGGTGGAGATACTGGAACGGGTCCAGGAGGAGAGGAAGGGGGTATCCCTGGCCGAGGCCAATGTGGTGGTGACGGGAGGCCGGGGAATGGGGAGCCCCGAGGCCTTCAAGGGGGTGGAGGAACTGGCGGCCCTCTTGGGCGGGGCCGTGGGGGCCACCCGGGCGGTGGTGGACGCCGGCTGGCGGCCCTACGCCGAGCAGGTGGGGCAGACGGGCAAGACCGTGCAGCCTTCCCTCTACATCGCCCTGGGGGTTTCCGGGGCGGTGCAGCACCTGGCGGGGATGAACAAGAGCAAGTTCATCGTGGCCGTGAACAAGGATCCCGAAGCCCCCATCTTCAAGCACGCGGATTACGGCATCGTGGGGGACGTACACCAGGTGCTCCCCGCCCTGATCCAGGCGGTGAAAAGGCTGAAGGACTAG
- a CDS encoding electron transfer flavoprotein subunit beta/FixA family protein, with protein MKFVAVIRQVPDGESRLKVQGGRVDLSGATLILDQMDEYAVEEALRLKEKHGGEAVVVGFGPERTEEAIRTALAMGMDRGVHVVYEGYADPVTAAEALAPVLREEAPSLILTGGQQADWDSQALGGALAEALGVPVVAWTTVLELEGATAKAKHDLDEGAEWVRVPLPAVFTTQQGLNEPRYPTLPGIMKAKKKEIKKVAFAGNPRVEILEEGIQEKARLGKVLDGKDPVQAAEELVRLLHEEAKVI; from the coding sequence ATGAAGTTCGTAGCGGTGATCCGGCAGGTTCCCGACGGGGAGAGCAGACTCAAGGTCCAAGGAGGCCGGGTGGACCTCTCCGGGGCCACCCTGATCCTGGACCAGATGGACGAGTACGCGGTGGAAGAGGCCCTCCGCCTCAAGGAAAAGCATGGCGGCGAGGCGGTCGTGGTGGGCTTTGGCCCCGAGCGCACCGAGGAGGCCATCCGCACCGCCTTGGCCATGGGCATGGACCGGGGGGTGCACGTGGTCTACGAGGGCTACGCCGACCCCGTCACCGCCGCCGAGGCCTTGGCCCCGGTGCTGCGGGAGGAGGCCCCCAGCCTGATCCTCACCGGGGGGCAGCAGGCGGACTGGGACAGCCAGGCCCTAGGCGGTGCCCTGGCGGAGGCCCTGGGGGTCCCGGTGGTGGCCTGGACCACCGTCCTCGAGCTGGAGGGGGCCACCGCCAAGGCCAAGCATGACCTGGACGAGGGGGCGGAATGGGTAAGGGTCCCCCTGCCCGCGGTCTTCACCACCCAGCAGGGCCTGAACGAGCCCCGCTACCCCACCCTCCCCGGGATCATGAAGGCCAAGAAGAAGGAGATCAAGAAGGTGGCCTTCGCCGGGAACCCCCGGGTGGAGATCCTGGAAGAGGGCATCCAGGAGAAGGCCCGTCTAGGAAAGGTGCTGGACGGCAAGGATCCCGTCCAGGCAGCGGAGGAGCTGGTGAGGCTCCTCCACGAAGAGGCCAAGGTCATCTGA
- a CDS encoding acyl-CoA dehydrogenase family protein: MPIDFSLTEEQKQLQALARRFAKEVILPVAAEYDAKEEVPWPVIEKLHEVGLLNAIIPEAYGGMGLKMLDEVIVGEELAYACMGIYTIPMASDLGITPVLLAGSPEQKERFLRPLTEKPALAAFALSEPGNGSDAAALKTRAVRQGDHYVLNGTKMWISNGGEAEWVVVFATLNPELRHKGVVALVVEKGTPGFQAVKIHGKMGQRASGTYELVFEDVRVPVENRLGEEGEGFKIAMNTLNKTRIPVAAGSVGVARRALDEARKYAKEREAFGRPIAEFQAIQFKLAEMAIGLETARMYTYYAAWLADQGLPHAHASAIAKAYASEVAFEAANQAIQIHGGYGYVREFPVEKLLRDVKLNQIYEGTNEIQRLIIARHLLAE; this comes from the coding sequence ATGCCCATAGACTTCAGCCTCACGGAGGAACAGAAGCAGCTGCAGGCCCTGGCCCGGCGGTTTGCCAAAGAGGTCATCCTGCCGGTGGCGGCGGAGTACGACGCGAAGGAGGAGGTACCCTGGCCGGTCATTGAGAAACTCCACGAGGTGGGCCTTCTAAACGCCATCATCCCCGAGGCCTACGGGGGGATGGGCCTCAAGATGCTGGACGAGGTGATCGTGGGGGAGGAGCTGGCCTATGCCTGCATGGGCATCTACACCATCCCCATGGCCAGCGACCTGGGCATCACCCCAGTGCTCCTAGCGGGCAGCCCCGAACAAAAGGAGCGCTTCCTCCGCCCCCTCACCGAGAAGCCAGCCCTGGCGGCCTTCGCCCTCAGCGAGCCTGGAAACGGCTCTGACGCCGCGGCCCTCAAAACCCGGGCGGTGCGCCAGGGGGACCACTACGTCCTCAACGGCACCAAGATGTGGATCTCCAACGGGGGGGAGGCGGAGTGGGTGGTGGTCTTCGCCACCCTAAACCCGGAACTCCGCCACAAGGGGGTGGTGGCCCTGGTGGTGGAGAAGGGCACCCCTGGCTTCCAGGCGGTGAAGATCCACGGCAAGATGGGCCAGCGGGCCTCGGGGACCTATGAGCTCGTCTTTGAGGACGTGAGGGTGCCGGTGGAGAACCGCCTGGGTGAGGAGGGCGAGGGGTTCAAGATCGCCATGAACACCCTGAACAAGACCCGGATCCCCGTGGCCGCGGGCAGCGTGGGGGTGGCCCGGCGGGCCCTAGACGAGGCCAGGAAGTACGCCAAGGAGCGGGAGGCCTTTGGCCGGCCCATCGCCGAGTTCCAGGCCATCCAGTTCAAGCTGGCGGAGATGGCCATCGGCCTGGAAACCGCCCGGATGTACACCTACTACGCCGCCTGGCTGGCGGACCAGGGCCTGCCCCACGCCCACGCCAGCGCCATCGCCAAGGCTTACGCCTCGGAGGTGGCCTTTGAGGCCGCCAACCAGGCCATCCAGATCCACGGGGGCTACGGGTACGTGCGGGAGTTCCCCGTGGAGAAGCTCCTAAGGGACGTGAAGCTCAACCAGATCTACGAGGGCACCAACGAGATCCAGCGGCTCATCATCGCCAGGCACCTCCTGGCGGAGTGA